In Streptomyces chartreusis NRRL 3882, the following are encoded in one genomic region:
- a CDS encoding ABC transporter permease produces the protein MSTALVNTAVLKSEIRLFRREPGSLFWILVFPTLLLVILGSIPSFREADPSFGGLRPVDGYVPVSVLLGLIMGGIQAMPQTLTGYRERGILRRMSTTPVRPAALLSAQMLLYGGAALVSALLALAVGRLAFGVRLPRQGFGYAIALLLAVLAALALGAVICALSRSTKIAGAIGSAVFFPAMFCAGVWMPVQTMPDALARSVGLTPFGAAAEALNRSAAGDWPGWGHLGVLVAWTVLLTAGASRWFRWE, from the coding sequence ATGAGCACGGCCCTCGTCAACACCGCCGTACTGAAGAGCGAGATCCGCCTCTTCCGCCGGGAGCCCGGCAGCCTCTTCTGGATCCTGGTGTTCCCGACGCTGCTGCTGGTGATCCTCGGCTCGATCCCGTCCTTCCGCGAGGCCGACCCGTCCTTCGGCGGGCTGCGCCCGGTCGACGGCTACGTCCCGGTGAGCGTGCTGCTCGGCCTCATCATGGGCGGGATCCAGGCGATGCCGCAGACCCTCACCGGCTACCGCGAGCGCGGCATCCTGCGCCGGATGTCCACCACCCCGGTCCGCCCCGCCGCCCTGCTGTCCGCGCAGATGCTGCTGTACGGCGGGGCCGCCCTGGTGTCGGCGCTGCTCGCCCTCGCGGTCGGCCGGCTCGCCTTCGGCGTACGGCTGCCGCGGCAGGGCTTCGGATACGCCATCGCCCTGCTGCTGGCCGTGCTGGCCGCCCTCGCGCTGGGCGCGGTGATCTGCGCGCTGTCCCGGTCCACGAAGATCGCCGGTGCCATCGGGTCGGCGGTGTTCTTCCCCGCGATGTTCTGCGCGGGCGTGTGGATGCCGGTGCAGACCATGCCGGACGCACTGGCGCGGTCCGTCGGCCTCACGCCGTTCGGCGCGGCGGCCGAGGCCCTGAACCGGTCCGCCGCGGGGGACTGGCCGGGCTGGGGGCACCTGGGAGTGCTCGTGGCCTGGACCGTGCTGCTGACGGCCGGTGCCTCGCGCTGGTTCCGCTGGGAGTAG
- a CDS encoding aldo/keto reductase: MQQRRIGTNGPVVSAIGLGCMGMSEFYGPTDEAQSLATLQAALDSGVTLLDTADMYGKGHNERLVGRAVAGRRDQVVLATKFGIRRDDSDPRQGRNIDSSPEHCRRAVDASLQRLGVDHIDLYYLHRKSPDIPVEETVGAMAELVRAGKVGHLGLSEVTAQTLRRAHAVHPIAALQTEYSLWTREVEADVLPVARELGTSLVAYSPIGRGFLTGAITRPDDLDPTDFRHSHPRFQQEHLARNVRMVERLRELAESYGCSPVQLALAWLLAQGDDIVPIPGTRRIGYLRENVAAAELRLTDEQLAAVSAAVPHDVVSGERYDPAGMATVGH, from the coding sequence GTGCAGCAACGCAGGATTGGCACGAACGGTCCGGTGGTCTCCGCCATCGGTCTCGGCTGCATGGGGATGTCGGAGTTCTACGGTCCGACCGACGAGGCCCAGAGCCTGGCGACCCTCCAGGCGGCCCTGGACAGCGGGGTCACGCTGCTCGACACCGCCGACATGTACGGCAAGGGCCACAACGAGCGCCTGGTGGGCCGGGCCGTCGCGGGCCGCCGCGACCAGGTGGTCCTCGCCACCAAGTTCGGCATCCGGCGCGACGACAGCGACCCGAGGCAGGGCCGGAACATCGACTCCAGCCCGGAGCACTGCCGGCGGGCCGTCGACGCCTCACTGCAGCGCCTGGGCGTCGACCACATCGACCTCTACTACCTCCACCGCAAGAGCCCCGACATCCCCGTCGAGGAGACCGTCGGCGCCATGGCGGAGCTGGTGCGGGCCGGCAAGGTCGGGCACCTGGGGCTTTCCGAGGTGACCGCGCAGACCCTGCGCAGGGCGCACGCCGTCCACCCCATCGCGGCCCTGCAGACCGAGTACTCGCTGTGGACCCGCGAGGTGGAGGCGGACGTCCTGCCGGTGGCGCGGGAGCTGGGCACCTCGCTCGTGGCGTACTCGCCGATCGGGCGGGGTTTCCTGACCGGTGCGATCACCCGGCCCGACGACCTGGACCCCACCGACTTCCGGCACTCGCACCCCCGCTTCCAGCAGGAGCACCTGGCGCGCAACGTCCGGATGGTGGAGCGGCTCCGCGAGCTCGCGGAGAGCTACGGCTGCAGCCCCGTCCAGCTGGCGCTGGCCTGGCTGCTGGCTCAGGGCGACGACATCGTCCCCATCCCGGGCACCCGCCGGATCGGCTACCTGCGCGAGAACGTCGCCGCCGCCGAACTGCGGCTCACGGACGAGCAACTGGCCGCCGTGTCGGCCGCGGTGCCCCACGACGTCGTCTCCGGCGAGCGCTACGACCCGGCGGGCATGGCGACCGTCGGCCACTGA
- a CDS encoding beta-ketoacyl-ACP synthase III yields the protein MTGSDRAAVVAGLGSWVPPTVVTNDDLARHLDTSDEWISSRTGIRRRHVIDPGGSTGDLAVEAGRRALKSAGEERADIVVVATSTPDRPCPATAPEVADRLGLGGVGAFDIAAVCTGFVYALGTAAGFVQAGFARSVLVIGADTFSTILNPADRTTRAIFGDGAGAVYLRAGAATEPGALKGLHLGSDGGQSDLIQVAAGGSRQRSTGLPAAAEATYFTMEGRPVFAEAVRHMASSVTTTADAAGWAVEDIDKVVLHQANARILAAVAERIDVPLERFPANIERVGNTVAASIPLALADASADGELLPGQRVVLGGFGGGLTWGSVALVWPDITAA from the coding sequence ATGACCGGGTCGGACCGCGCGGCGGTCGTCGCCGGTCTGGGCAGCTGGGTCCCGCCCACGGTGGTCACCAACGACGACCTCGCCCGGCACCTGGACACCTCGGACGAGTGGATCAGCAGCCGGACCGGGATCCGCCGGCGGCACGTCATCGACCCGGGCGGATCGACCGGCGACCTCGCCGTCGAGGCCGGGCGCAGGGCCCTGAAGTCCGCGGGCGAGGAACGGGCCGACATCGTCGTCGTCGCCACCAGCACCCCGGACCGCCCCTGCCCGGCCACCGCGCCGGAAGTCGCCGACCGGCTGGGGCTCGGCGGTGTCGGCGCGTTCGACATCGCCGCCGTGTGCACGGGCTTCGTCTACGCGCTGGGCACGGCGGCCGGTTTCGTCCAGGCTGGCTTCGCCCGCTCCGTCCTGGTCATCGGGGCGGACACCTTCTCCACCATCCTCAACCCGGCCGACCGTACGACCAGGGCCATTTTCGGGGACGGCGCCGGAGCGGTGTACCTGCGCGCCGGCGCGGCGACGGAGCCGGGCGCCCTGAAGGGGCTCCACCTCGGCAGCGACGGCGGCCAGAGCGACCTCATCCAGGTCGCGGCCGGCGGTTCACGGCAGCGTTCCACCGGCCTGCCGGCCGCCGCGGAGGCCACCTACTTCACCATGGAGGGCCGCCCGGTCTTCGCGGAGGCCGTGCGCCACATGGCGTCCTCCGTGACGACGACGGCCGACGCCGCGGGCTGGGCCGTCGAGGACATCGACAAGGTCGTCCTCCACCAGGCCAACGCGCGGATCCTGGCAGCGGTCGCCGAGCGCATCGACGTACCTCTCGAACGCTTCCCCGCCAACATCGAGCGGGTCGGCAACACCGTCGCGGCCTCGATCCCGCTGGCCCTGGCCGACGCGTCGGCCGACGGCGAACTGCTCCCCGGCCAGCGCGTCGTGCTCGGCGGGTTCGGCGGCGGGCTCACCTGGGGGTCGGTGGCGCTCGTATGGCCCGACATCACGGCGGCCTGA
- a CDS encoding HAD-IA family hydrolase — translation MDRAASPQTVLLDFDGVLSLNASSLLLLALHEGINRHTELPIEATVTQFKAISTFPQRESLRVLFAGLGIEQHLNAEIEALRSLTSVRGTPLALGEGVEAFCAQQRARGVRLRVFSTMDRTTARRSLLDGLFRPEDYVALDHASKADPDTYAALLAAEGEADPGQWLLVDDSPLALRAAKIAGLRTVLMRGAVFSEDDVSAFGSFIDTQVTSFAELGALLTAQDALTAEDTSPAALPVSRL, via the coding sequence TTGGACCGCGCCGCTTCCCCGCAGACCGTGCTGCTGGACTTCGACGGAGTGCTGAGCCTGAACGCGTCGAGCCTGCTGCTGCTCGCCCTGCACGAAGGCATCAACCGCCACACGGAGTTGCCGATCGAGGCGACTGTCACGCAGTTCAAGGCCATCAGCACCTTCCCCCAACGGGAGAGCCTGCGCGTGCTGTTCGCGGGCCTCGGCATCGAACAGCATCTGAACGCCGAGATCGAGGCGCTCAGGTCGCTGACCTCCGTCCGGGGCACGCCGCTGGCCCTCGGCGAGGGCGTGGAGGCGTTCTGCGCGCAACAGCGTGCGCGGGGCGTGCGGTTGCGCGTGTTCTCCACGATGGACCGCACCACCGCGCGCCGCTCGCTGCTCGACGGGCTGTTCCGGCCCGAGGACTACGTGGCGCTCGACCACGCCTCCAAGGCCGATCCGGACACCTACGCGGCGCTGCTCGCGGCCGAGGGCGAGGCGGACCCGGGGCAGTGGCTGCTGGTGGACGACTCCCCGCTCGCCCTGCGCGCGGCCAAGATCGCGGGCCTGCGCACGGTGCTGATGCGCGGCGCGGTCTTCTCGGAGGACGACGTGTCGGCGTTCGGGTCCTTCATCGACACACAGGTGACCTCGTTCGCGGAGCTCGGCGCTCTGCTCACCGCCCAGGACGCGCTCACCGCCGAGGACACCTCGCCGGCCGCGCTGCCGGTCTCCCGGCTCTGA
- a CDS encoding thioesterase II family protein: MASPSDDSDDWTHVLRPSAHRTARIVVFPHAGAGAQRYASVLAGLPETVEVVGVTLPGRERRAGLAPRTTLTAAVTGIRRELCVLAPAPTVFYGHSLGGLLALAVAHTGGHCDGLVVSCSQPGAGSRPRPEHPGPAAELAGIFARHRLPADALRDPSLSPAQQALAQDLALAREALHTVEPLRLTVPVTALAGTEDPLVAPGVLPLWARFTSGPVRCRLAEGGHFFPFTPYGQGVLLEELLASLTAAHPGAPAR; the protein is encoded by the coding sequence ATGGCTTCCCCCTCCGACGATTCCGACGACTGGACGCACGTGCTGCGCCCCTCGGCACACCGCACGGCCCGCATCGTCGTCTTCCCCCACGCGGGCGCCGGAGCCCAGCGCTACGCGAGCGTCCTGGCCGGTCTGCCGGAAACGGTGGAGGTGGTGGGCGTCACGCTGCCCGGGCGGGAGCGGCGCGCGGGCCTTGCACCCCGTACGACGCTGACCGCCGCCGTGACGGGCATCCGCCGGGAGCTGTGCGTCCTCGCCCCCGCCCCCACGGTCTTCTACGGGCACAGCCTGGGCGGGCTGCTGGCACTCGCCGTCGCCCACACCGGCGGACACTGCGACGGCCTGGTCGTGAGCTGTTCGCAGCCCGGGGCCGGAAGCCGGCCACGCCCGGAACACCCGGGCCCCGCCGCCGAACTGGCCGGGATCTTCGCCCGCCACCGCCTGCCCGCCGACGCCCTGCGCGACCCGTCGCTCAGCCCCGCGCAGCAGGCCCTGGCCCAAGACCTGGCGCTCGCGCGGGAGGCGCTGCACACCGTGGAGCCTCTCCGCCTCACGGTGCCGGTGACCGCGCTGGCCGGTACGGAGGATCCGCTCGTCGCGCCGGGCGTGCTGCCGCTGTGGGCCCGCTTCACGTCGGGCCCGGTCCGCTGCCGGCTCGCCGAGGGCGGGCACTTCTTCCCCTTCACCCCGTACGGCCAGGGCGTCCTGCTCGAAGAGCTCCTCGCGTCCCTGACGGCCGCTCACCCGGGGGCGCCCGCCCGTTGA
- a CDS encoding acyl carrier protein yields the protein MQAIAERVSVLLSDQFKVKPETIASEVTLGKLSFDSLVLIELGLVLDKEFGVEIADGELTEQHTLDDLVQLLSAKGAAV from the coding sequence ATGCAGGCGATCGCGGAGCGGGTCTCGGTCCTTCTCTCCGACCAGTTCAAGGTCAAGCCGGAGACCATCGCGTCCGAGGTGACCCTCGGCAAGCTGTCCTTCGACTCCCTGGTCCTGATCGAGCTCGGCCTCGTCCTGGACAAGGAGTTCGGCGTCGAGATAGCGGACGGTGAACTCACCGAGCAGCACACCCTGGACGACCTGGTCCAGCTGCTGTCGGCCAAGGGAGCGGCGGTCTGA
- a CDS encoding MFS transporter produces MAIALAAVMLPISVTGPGVALADMSGALHASAASTQWVLNAYNVAFTAFMLAAGSAADLFGRRRLFLSGTAVFALASLVAGTAPTILLVDLARFVQGMGAAAVLTSGSALLAHTFGGAARARAFGIFGASIGFGLAMGPFVSGLLVGVASWHAVFLVNVLLGAVVLVLARPLPESKNPAARRIDLPGVVTFTLALMLLALGFVEGPSQGWGGVVTLGSFAGAALFLALFVVVELRVAEPMFDLSLLRRPTFVAIIWQPVSIVFAFAALLVYLPPYFQGAGGAGSTMSGAMLLPLTLPVFVLPLFTGTLVRLLSVRMLLAVGPAVLAVALLLMTFTDPVSSRTGLFAALLLAGVGIGLAFGVMDNAAVSVVPAERSGMASGMFNTLRVAGETIGVACVGGLLLTSTRQQLAAGDGAMADDVVQGRLGSVRADGGQDLVDRAVQGLQHGWSVVYVVLACVALAGAIAIFTMVRDRDLDPATAQEA; encoded by the coding sequence GTGGCCATCGCTCTGGCCGCCGTGATGCTGCCCATCTCCGTCACGGGTCCGGGAGTCGCCCTCGCCGACATGTCGGGCGCGCTGCACGCCTCGGCCGCCTCCACCCAGTGGGTGCTGAACGCCTACAACGTGGCGTTCACCGCCTTCATGCTCGCGGCCGGTTCGGCGGCCGACCTCTTCGGGCGCCGCCGCCTGTTCCTGAGCGGCACGGCCGTCTTCGCACTGGCCTCCCTCGTCGCGGGTACCGCTCCCACCATCCTGCTCGTGGACCTGGCGCGCTTCGTGCAGGGCATGGGCGCGGCAGCGGTGCTGACCAGTGGTTCCGCACTGCTCGCCCACACGTTCGGCGGGGCCGCCCGGGCCAGGGCCTTCGGCATCTTCGGCGCCTCGATCGGGTTCGGCCTGGCGATGGGGCCGTTCGTGTCCGGCCTGCTGGTGGGCGTGGCCTCCTGGCACGCCGTGTTCCTGGTCAACGTCCTGCTCGGTGCGGTCGTGCTCGTCCTGGCCCGGCCGCTGCCCGAGTCGAAGAACCCGGCTGCGCGGCGCATCGACCTGCCCGGCGTGGTGACCTTCACCCTGGCCCTCATGCTGCTCGCCCTCGGCTTCGTCGAGGGGCCCTCACAGGGCTGGGGCGGAGTCGTCACGCTCGGCTCCTTCGCGGGGGCGGCGCTGTTCCTCGCCCTGTTCGTCGTGGTCGAACTGCGCGTCGCGGAGCCGATGTTCGACCTGAGCCTGCTGCGGCGCCCCACGTTCGTCGCCATCATCTGGCAGCCGGTGAGCATCGTCTTCGCGTTCGCGGCCCTGCTCGTCTACCTGCCGCCGTACTTCCAGGGCGCGGGCGGGGCGGGGTCGACGATGTCCGGTGCGATGCTGCTGCCGCTGACGCTGCCGGTCTTCGTCCTGCCCCTGTTCACCGGCACGCTGGTGCGGTTGCTGTCCGTACGGATGCTGCTCGCCGTCGGACCGGCGGTGCTGGCCGTCGCGCTGTTGCTGATGACGTTCACCGACCCGGTGTCGTCCCGTACGGGGCTGTTCGCGGCGCTGCTGCTGGCCGGTGTCGGCATCGGTCTCGCCTTCGGCGTCATGGACAACGCGGCGGTCAGCGTGGTGCCGGCCGAGCGCAGCGGTATGGCGTCGGGCATGTTCAACACCCTCCGGGTCGCCGGCGAGACGATCGGCGTGGCGTGCGTGGGCGGGCTGCTGCTCACCTCGACCCGTCAGCAGCTGGCCGCGGGCGACGGCGCGATGGCCGACGACGTGGTCCAGGGCCGGCTGGGGTCCGTACGCGCGGACGGCGGGCAGGACCTGGTGGACCGGGCGGTCCAGGGTCTCCAGCACGGCTGGAGCGTCGTCTACGTGGTGCTGGCCTGCGTGGCGCTCGCCGGGGCGATCGCCATCTTCACCATGGTCCGTGACCGTGACCTGGACCCGGCCACCGCTCAGGAGGCGTGA
- a CDS encoding beta-ketoacyl-[acyl-carrier-protein] synthase family protein, with translation MADGRTQRTAVTGLGLVTPAGLGVEENWERVLSGRSCATRDPALAELSVDFSCRVPGFDAGELLGGFAGWQLERFVQLAVVASRMAVADAGWDATTWDGTRVGVVLGNSLGGAATFAEQHDTLRDRGAGKVSPLLVTKYMPNMVAGYVAIDCGARGPSLVTATACASGATAIGIARDLLRSGVCDIVLAGASESALTPTVMAGLCKMGALSKSGDAPEHAGKPFDAERDGFVAAEAAGVLVLEREADARARGAAIRAVVSGYGSSSDAHHATAPHPDGEGIERALRAALADAGADPSDVRHVNAHGTATAMNDLVEGRMLRRVLGDTPLVTSTKGVTGHALAAAGAIEAAYTVLAVQHGTVPPTANLKNPDPAIELDVVSGEPRTTPVDVAVSTSLGFGGHNAALVITSA, from the coding sequence ATGGCGGACGGTCGTACGCAACGGACAGCCGTCACCGGTCTGGGCCTGGTGACCCCGGCCGGACTCGGCGTGGAGGAGAACTGGGAGCGGGTGCTGTCGGGACGCTCCTGCGCCACGCGCGACCCGGCACTCGCCGAGCTGTCGGTCGACTTTTCCTGCCGGGTACCGGGGTTCGACGCCGGCGAACTGCTGGGCGGCTTCGCCGGCTGGCAGCTGGAGCGCTTCGTCCAACTCGCCGTCGTGGCCTCCCGGATGGCCGTCGCCGACGCCGGATGGGACGCCACGACCTGGGATGGAACCCGGGTCGGGGTGGTGCTCGGCAACTCGCTCGGCGGCGCAGCCACCTTCGCGGAGCAGCACGACACGCTGCGCGATCGCGGCGCCGGCAAGGTCTCGCCCCTGCTGGTGACGAAGTACATGCCGAACATGGTCGCCGGCTATGTGGCGATCGACTGCGGTGCCCGGGGGCCGAGTCTGGTCACCGCCACGGCCTGCGCGTCCGGGGCGACCGCCATCGGCATCGCCCGGGACCTGCTGCGCTCCGGCGTGTGCGACATCGTGCTGGCGGGCGCCAGCGAGTCCGCGCTCACCCCGACGGTGATGGCCGGGCTGTGCAAGATGGGCGCCCTGTCCAAGTCGGGGGACGCGCCCGAGCACGCCGGCAAGCCGTTCGACGCGGAACGGGACGGTTTCGTGGCCGCCGAGGCGGCCGGCGTGCTGGTCCTGGAGCGGGAGGCGGACGCCCGTGCCAGGGGCGCGGCGATCCGCGCCGTCGTCAGCGGTTACGGATCCTCCTCCGACGCCCACCACGCCACCGCCCCGCACCCCGACGGGGAGGGCATCGAGCGGGCCCTGCGCGCCGCCCTGGCGGACGCGGGTGCCGACCCCTCCGACGTCCGCCACGTCAACGCGCACGGCACCGCCACCGCGATGAACGACCTCGTCGAGGGCAGGATGCTGCGCCGTGTCCTGGGCGACACGCCCCTGGTCACGTCGACCAAGGGGGTCACCGGCCATGCGCTGGCGGCCGCGGGCGCCATCGAGGCCGCGTACACGGTGCTGGCCGTGCAGCACGGCACGGTGCCGCCGACGGCGAATCTGAAGAACCCGGATCCCGCCATCGAGTTGGACGTGGTCAGCGGCGAACCCCGCACCACCCCGGTGGACGTCGCCGTCAGCACGTCGCTGGGATTCGGCGGCCACAACGCAGCGCTCGTCATCACGTCGGCCTGA
- a CDS encoding ScbA/BarX family gamma-butyrolactone biosynthesis protein, whose amino-acid sequence MAETDRVGAALRALTFERTVAKGLVHRRALSEVFLTDGTAVDDDRFVAGAQLPPSHAYYTDHTTGSAVDPLFLLECCRQAETHAVHAHFGAPDGTKFVLQQWSMELPGLAALERADGPAEVAIAATTHDAQWAGGSLRGLRYRMVITVSGRPVGEVTMRVKYVADSVYGMLRGRRDGGSTPTSESYRRPVTEGLVRPGRVGRERPENVVLLDPATEGRQVRARLRVAGGHPSLFDHAQDHVPGMVLMEAGRQTALLTAEELFGAPAASWSVTGLEASFDAYAELDEPLTVVGDGHEQAADAAGTVSVPVTFEQGGRTVARGAFSLERGSR is encoded by the coding sequence ATGGCCGAGACGGACCGTGTGGGGGCCGCACTGCGTGCGCTCACGTTCGAGCGCACCGTGGCGAAGGGGCTCGTACACCGGCGGGCGCTGTCGGAGGTGTTCCTGACCGACGGCACGGCGGTCGACGACGACCGTTTCGTGGCCGGAGCGCAACTGCCGCCGTCCCACGCCTACTACACCGATCACACCACTGGCTCCGCGGTCGATCCGCTGTTCCTGCTGGAGTGCTGCCGCCAGGCCGAGACGCACGCGGTGCACGCGCACTTCGGGGCGCCGGACGGCACCAAGTTCGTTCTCCAGCAGTGGTCGATGGAGCTGCCGGGCCTGGCCGCGCTGGAGCGGGCCGACGGGCCGGCCGAGGTGGCGATCGCGGCCACGACGCACGACGCGCAGTGGGCCGGGGGATCGCTGCGCGGTCTGCGGTACCGCATGGTGATCACCGTGTCCGGGCGGCCGGTGGGCGAGGTGACCATGCGCGTGAAGTACGTCGCCGACAGCGTGTACGGGATGCTCCGCGGCCGCCGGGACGGCGGGAGCACGCCGACGTCCGAGTCGTACCGCCGCCCGGTCACGGAGGGCCTCGTGCGGCCCGGGCGCGTGGGCCGGGAGCGGCCGGAGAACGTGGTGCTGCTCGACCCGGCCACCGAGGGCCGGCAGGTCCGGGCCCGGCTTCGGGTGGCCGGCGGGCACCCCAGCCTGTTCGACCACGCCCAGGACCACGTGCCCGGCATGGTGCTGATGGAGGCGGGACGGCAGACGGCCCTGCTGACCGCGGAGGAGCTGTTCGGGGCCCCGGCGGCGTCGTGGTCGGTCACCGGGCTGGAGGCCTCGTTCGACGCCTACGCGGAACTCGACGAGCCCCTGACGGTGGTCGGCGACGGCCACGAGCAGGCGGCCGACGCCGCCGGGACCGTCTCGGTCCCCGTGACGTTCGAGCAGGGCGGGCGCACGGTCGCCCGGGGCGCCTTCAGTCTGGAACGCGGCAGCCGGTGA
- a CDS encoding sensor histidine kinase translates to MTAADEQIEHRQNQFHTWGVYGLLAVSTLLSIAAHELMTSPAEWYAGGALVVAAVLLQLWHGPRRGRRTPSARGTVYYVLRWAISFALTWLNPFFGFYASSGYFDSDELIPGRRRQWLGLLATVVVVAGSQSGGMPIRSPTQWLLFAVLLVANYGLLTVVGHITQQEEQRSRERAVTITQLERTNAALQRALDENAALHAQLLVQAREAGVADERRRLAAEIHDTIAQGLTGIIAQLQVVANAPDPAVARTHLDRASDLARHSLGEARRSVHNLAPVALTDAGLPEALKKTVAEWGERTGVRAEFTVTGTAEQLHEEVAATLLRIVQEALSNAARHAAAERVGITLSFLGDEVILDIRDDGRGFDPVAVPTRTSSGGFGLDGMRARAERIAGSLTVESEPGHGTAVSARVPLVRHD, encoded by the coding sequence ATGACCGCGGCGGACGAGCAGATCGAGCACCGTCAGAACCAGTTCCACACCTGGGGCGTCTACGGACTGCTCGCCGTCTCGACCCTCCTCTCGATCGCCGCGCACGAGCTGATGACGAGCCCGGCCGAGTGGTACGCGGGCGGGGCGCTGGTCGTCGCGGCGGTGCTGCTCCAGCTGTGGCACGGGCCCCGCCGGGGCCGCCGGACGCCGTCCGCGCGCGGGACCGTCTACTACGTCCTGCGCTGGGCGATCTCCTTCGCCCTCACGTGGCTGAACCCGTTCTTCGGGTTCTACGCGTCCAGCGGCTACTTCGACAGCGACGAACTGATCCCCGGCAGGCGCCGGCAGTGGCTCGGTCTCCTCGCCACCGTCGTCGTCGTGGCGGGCTCGCAGTCCGGCGGGATGCCGATCCGCAGCCCGACCCAGTGGCTGCTGTTCGCCGTGCTGCTGGTCGCGAACTACGGCCTGCTGACGGTGGTCGGCCACATCACCCAGCAGGAGGAACAGCGCTCCCGCGAGCGGGCCGTCACCATCACCCAACTCGAACGCACCAACGCCGCCCTGCAACGGGCCCTCGACGAGAACGCCGCCCTGCACGCCCAACTCCTCGTCCAGGCACGGGAGGCGGGCGTCGCCGACGAACGCCGGCGGCTGGCCGCCGAGATCCACGACACCATCGCCCAGGGCCTGACCGGCATCATCGCCCAGCTCCAGGTCGTCGCGAACGCGCCCGACCCGGCCGTGGCCCGCACGCACCTCGACCGCGCCTCGGACCTGGCCCGGCACAGCCTCGGCGAGGCCCGCCGCTCCGTGCACAACCTCGCCCCCGTGGCGCTGACCGACGCCGGACTGCCGGAAGCCCTGAAGAAGACGGTCGCCGAGTGGGGCGAACGGACCGGTGTGCGCGCGGAGTTCACGGTCACCGGCACCGCCGAGCAACTCCACGAGGAGGTCGCGGCGACGCTCCTGCGGATCGTCCAGGAGGCCCTCTCCAACGCCGCCCGGCACGCGGCCGCCGAACGCGTCGGCATCACGCTGTCCTTCCTCGGCGACGAGGTGATCCTCGACATCCGCGACGACGGACGCGGCTTCGACCCGGTCGCCGTCCCCACCCGCACGAGCTCCGGCGGTTTCGGCCTCGACGGCATGCGCGCCCGCGCCGAACGCATCGCCGGCTCCCTCACCGTCGAGTCCGAGCCGGGCCACGGTACGGCGGTCTCCGCTCGCGTACCGTTGGTCCGCCATGACTGA
- a CDS encoding response regulator: MTEDAATGDAAITLLIVDDHPVVRDGLRGMFESAPGFRVLGEASNGVEALSLAAGLDPDVILMDLRMPGGGGVDAIRALTRTGARAKVLVLTTYDTDSDTLPAIEAGATGYLLKDAPREELFTAVRAAAQGRTVLSPAVASRLVSAVRTPRAPGNEPLSAREREVLALVAKGTSNREIARELFISEATVKTHLTHLYAKLGVKDRAAAVAVAYDRGILGEA; the protein is encoded by the coding sequence ATGACTGAAGACGCCGCGACGGGTGACGCCGCGATCACCCTGCTCATCGTCGACGACCACCCCGTCGTACGGGACGGCCTGCGCGGCATGTTCGAGTCCGCCCCGGGCTTCCGGGTCCTCGGGGAGGCGTCGAACGGCGTCGAGGCGCTCTCGCTCGCCGCCGGCCTCGATCCGGACGTGATCCTGATGGACCTGCGCATGCCGGGCGGCGGGGGAGTGGACGCCATCCGCGCACTGACCCGCACCGGCGCCCGCGCCAAGGTCCTCGTCCTCACCACCTACGACACCGACTCCGACACCCTCCCCGCGATCGAGGCGGGCGCCACCGGCTACCTGCTGAAGGACGCGCCCCGCGAGGAGCTGTTCACCGCCGTACGAGCGGCGGCGCAGGGCCGTACGGTCCTCTCCCCGGCCGTGGCCTCCCGCCTGGTCTCCGCGGTCCGCACGCCCAGGGCTCCCGGCAACGAACCGCTCTCCGCCCGCGAACGCGAGGTGCTGGCCCTGGTCGCCAAGGGCACGTCCAACCGCGAGATCGCCCGCGAACTGTTCATCAGCGAGGCGACCGTGAAGACCCACCTCACCCACCTCTACGCCAAGCTCGGCGTCAAGGACCGCGCGGCGGCGGTGGCGGTGGCGTACGACCGGGGGATCCTGGGCGAGGCGTGA